The Bradyrhizobium sp. WSM471 genome includes the window ACGGCGTTGCCGGATCTGAGCAGCCGCTCGGCCCATTCGCGATAGCGCGGCAGGACAGAATCGGAATGGCCACCGAGGCCGCCGCAGCCGTGCAGCGCGATCACGGTCGGAAACGGCCCCGTGCCCTCGGGCTTGTAGAGCTGCGCATGCAGCACGCCGGAGACAAGCGGAATCTCGACCGGCTGCGGCGCCGGCGAGCCTTGCGCGGCCGACATCAGGAGCGTCAGGAACAGGGCGGTGAACGGAAGGCGCATCGAACTTTGCCGTTGGATCCTTCGCTCAAGCACTATCATGCGGAAATGGCGCCAAAACATCACAAACCGGTGGGTTTACCGGGCGGACAAGCCACCCTATCTATGCTACATCCCGTCCAACACATCGCGCCCTCCCATGTGATTCCGGAGCGGCCTTCCACGGAGACTTTCGACCGTGCTGAACAAGTTCGGCCCCTCGGGCCATGGCGAAGCGCAGGTGCAGTATCTCGACGGCGATTTCCGCGTGATCTCGCCGGGGACCTTCGTGCGTTGCGCGATCACCGATACGCGCATCCCGCTCGACGAGTTGAAATACTGGAGCGTGGATTTGCAGGAAGCCTACGCCACGCCCGCCGCCGTGCTCGAGCGGCATTACCCGGGCGCGCCCAAGCCGCAAGCGTGAGGCCGGGGGCAACAACTTCATCGCATTCTCCTGAGCGGTTCAAACCGGTAGGCGTTTTGCGATGAACGTCGCGTGAATGTCCTCGTCGCCCTGGCGAAAGCCAGGGCCCATTACCCCGCGAGCGCGTGTGAGGCAAAGCGGGAGCCACAGTGAATCGCAAAACTAAATTCGGTGGCAATGGGTCCTGGCGTTCGCCAGGACGACAGTGGGTTTCAGCGCCTTGAGAACCGCCGTTCCCGCGCCTTGTAGAGATGATCGCTGATCAGTTGCTTGAGCGCAGCCGGGTCGTCGAACTCGAGCTGGACGGCGAACGGCACGATGTCGTCCGGCACGCCTTCGCGGCCGTGCAGGCGCGCGAGATCTTTTTCCGTGGTCACCAGCATCAGCTGCTCGCGCCGCGCCTCCGCGGCGAGGGCTGCGATCTCGTCGTTCGAAAACATGTGATGATCGGCGAAGGCACGCGTAGCCGCGACATCGATGCCGCCGGCGCGCAAGCTGCGGAAGAACCGCTCGGGATCGCCGATGCCGGCGAACGCGAACACCGGCTTGCCCAACAGTCTCGCAACCGACCCGGCATCCGGTTTCAGCCGCGCGCGCAGCGCCGGCTTGTTGCGCCCGGCAAGCTCGGCCGCGACATCATCGGCGGCGCGGCCGCCGCCGATGATCACCAGCGCGTCGGTGCGCGCGAGCTGCGCCTTCAGCGGCGCACGCAGCGGGCCGGCCGGAAACACCTTGCCGTTGCCGAGGCCGCGTTCGCTGTCGATCACGATCAGCGAGGTGTCCTTGAGAAGGCGCGGGTTCTGGAAACCGTCGTCCATCAGGATCACGGTGGCGCCTTGCGACTTCGCCAGCACGACGCCGTCGAGGCGGTCGCGCGCGACCGTGACAGAGACGTCGCGCGCCATCATCAGCGGCTCGTCGCCGATATCGGACGCGGTGTGACGCATCCGGTCGACCATCACCGGGCCCTTGAGGCTGCCGCCATAGCCGCGGCTGAGCACCACCGGCGTCTCGCCGAGCTCGCGCAAGAGCTTGGTCAGCGCCAGCACGGTCGGCGTCTTGCCGG containing:
- the lpxK gene encoding tetraacyldisaccharide 4'-kinase, which codes for MREPAFWYRPRSLESYALGPLGALYGAITERRMLREGVDAGIPVICVGNYHVGGAGKTPTVLALTKLLRELGETPVVLSRGYGGSLKGPVMVDRMRHTASDIGDEPLMMARDVSVTVARDRLDGVVLAKSQGATVILMDDGFQNPRLLKDTSLIVIDSERGLGNGKVFPAGPLRAPLKAQLARTDALVIIGGGRAADDVAAELAGRNKPALRARLKPDAGSVARLLGKPVFAFAGIGDPERFFRSLRAGGIDVAATRAFADHHMFSNDEIAALAAEARREQLMLVTTEKDLARLHGREGVPDDIVPFAVQLEFDDPAALKQLISDHLYKARERRFSRR
- a CDS encoding DUF2093 domain-containing protein; this translates as MLNKFGPSGHGEAQVQYLDGDFRVISPGTFVRCAITDTRIPLDELKYWSVDLQEAYATPAAVLERHYPGAPKPQA